AAGGATGATGACGCGTTTGAAAATGTGTGGAAAGGTAACAGCCTTTACTCTTATGTTCAtacacagacaaggagaaaaacagAGTAGAAATGCAGCACACCGTTTGATGTCTGGTTTGTCTCAGTAAACTATGGCctttttgtattaaaatgagcttcacaagTGTAAGATTTCTCAGAGACTTCATGCGTAATTGATAATTACACCAGATTATGCGAAAAGAAGGACAAGATTCCCATAGTCCTGTGTGTGGCACTATATTTCAGTACGAACACAAACAAATATGGATGAAAGCGTCAGTCAGCAGGGCCTCCTTTTTTTTTTCGTGACGAGCTTGAAGATGGACTCGAAATTGACAAACTTTCAGACAATAGTTTGGCAGTGATTTTGATAAGAATATCAAGCTGTAGACGAACTGAGAACTGATGTCATGCCGACAGAAAAGTACGATCACTTTCATTTTCAGACATGACTAAAACAGTTTTGACTCAAAAGCAAACATTGGATGTGCCGAGAATTTACTTAGGGGCAAAGAAGAAACACAGCTGATCCATGAAGTCATTCGCAACGTGCTGGGCCTTTCCTTGTGATTTTGACAAGTCAGGGATATTGTAATGCTTGTCGCAACCATGTTTGCTTTGCGTTGCTCTCAGGGCTGAAACACTGTAAAAAGTATAGCAGGTATAAATTTTGATGTTGAGTGGGAGCTATTTATCTTTGAATAAATTGCACCTTTTGTGAGTGTAAACAGTCTCCATACTTGGTGATGCGTGTGCATCACGGCATATTGGTGGTTTCATGACTTTCATGATTTTTTATCACCAGCATTTATCTCTCCTCCATATGGAGTGACATAACATTGGgtgtaaatgaaaaatgtcaattGTTTTGTTCTTGTGTGTCGGTATATGACttttcatttacaaattatGAATGGAAATGCTTATACAAGGAACATTGATTGGTGTATTGGCCAAGCTGAAGAAACTtgtaatacaaaattaaatCCAGTCACAAGCAGAAGAAATGTTTTTGTACATCATGGTGAACATATACCATTAATGCCAAATGCCATTACACCAGTAGCAAAGCAGTTGCTTTCAGACATTCACCAACAATGTTCATGAATTTTCACTTGCAGATATTTGATAAAGATCATTCATTTTCATTAGTGCTTAATTTGCTGATGAAAATACggacatttttcattttgaactaTCATAATTCACTCAAAAAGCACATGTGCCATGTTTCTTTTTGCCAGACTGCAGATGTGTATCAAGTTTGCcttattattgtttacaaacaattatAAACAAAACATATACTAGCTGTGTACGTAGAACACATGGTATTTCAATATAACTTTCAACATAGCAGCTAAATTACCTAGAAATGTCAACTTTGCTGGAGTTTTACCAGTATACTTTTAATTAGTACTTTTCCGTAAGTGTAATAGGAAAAATCTGTCTAGACAGGGATCTACTGTTGTTTGTTGCAGAACCAGCGATCACACCTCAGAAGATGAAAAGAAAACGCAGCAGCCATCCAAAATCAGGCAAGAGGAAGAAAAAATCACGCAGTGAAAATAACCATGGCATTGAAAGAGATAATGAATATATGGATTTTTCTTCACCAAAGGCAGTACTGGAGTCACTGTTAGAACCGCTGCCACTGGATGTGTTTTTCCAGCAGCACTGGGAAAAGAAACCCATGATTCTGAAAGTGGAGAACTCCAAGAAACCGGAATACTTCCAGAGCCTGTTTTCATACAGCAGGCTACAGACACTGCTATCGGCAGAGAAAATCTACTTTGAGCGGGATGTGAACACTTGTCGGTACGTGAAAGGCCAGCGGGAATCTCTGAACAAGAAATGTACGGCTACAGTTGTGAAAATTAATGACatttttcagaaaaagaaaGGAACAATTCAATTTCACCAACCCCAAAGATTCCAGGTTAGTTCTGAACTATGTTAACATATCAGCtttcttttttgtttggcaCAAGTTAGTTTTTCAGTTCCCTTGTCTCAGCCTTGCAACTTTTCATAAATCACATTAACCCTCTAGGTgccgaagtcaatttttgttgcctttataaaatatacttcagtcaattttttccagaattttggcaaagttttgataacaaactgtagttaatgaaatgtgatgtccatttggtccacacttatcaaaaaattacagaaaatttaaaaaaattggtaaaatgttgcactaaaattttggtgggaaaaattacagcactcaaagggttaaagtagcATAAATAATCACATCCTTCAAATAATACCTATGCTAAATCTACATAGCAACAGCAGCAATGTGGTTTGATGGTCATGCATGGCTATGAGAAAATGTCTTGACCTGCAAATACTGTCTCCTGCTCATACTTACATGTCCATCCTTGCAACCTGTGTCCTACACAGCAAACGGAGGAACGTGTGTATAGTGTACAACAGTAAACTGGAAGTCTGCAAACAGCTTTTAATGAAACAAGATTAtctatccacatttgattgaaattcattatcGTTTCAGTGGAAGACAGAGTACATCACAAACTTCTGAAATCCTTGGATAATTAATCAGGGTGGGTCTCTTGGATAAAACATGCCTTTAAAGGgataaagtcggccatttttcatgaattttgtttgatgcaagacagtgttctccccaggattttttagaagagggcgaagacgtggtgcgaagcaccacaagcgaccgctttagcggtcgcggggggaggtcaggaggggggtgtccccctcctgcccttggagcttttgaaaaacagagattaaaatggtgttatttggtggcacttggggagtatttttttcagatttttttcgtataaaaactctaaggaaaggagatctgagacagtgtttcataacttttattacagttcactgatttcaattatgaagattacatttttgaaaacgaaaacagagcgagagacatacatttattcatcgatgtcaaaattatcacggTGACCATAAAACTCAGGCTTGCGGAGcatttttttttcgtataaaaaactcaaaggaaaagagatctgaaacagtgttccataacttttattacagttcacggatttcaatgaagattacattttttgaaaacgaaaacatagcgagtctagagacatacatttattcatcgatgtcaaaattatcaccgtaacactcacgtgttctcatcctcatacacgtccgaccgagcctaacattaggttgttttgctttgggaaggaatacacaaacaaaattctaacctcctataaaaacttcagtgtactctgctgtccttggttaccctcaagctccttgccatgtttactcagctaagccggttacctaatgcacggtccctatggagtgaccgtggctaacgtaacgttgcggactgagccatgcaaatatggctgccttcgatgagttgcacatgggcttatgatctcggatgacatcacaaactcgcgagatttgcaagatcgatgagaattacgtttgcagtctgcaggatcgaggctcacgctcgcattttgcttgtaaatcactatcaactttttttcccgtacatttgattgttttatgtttcaaaaaagataaatctttttcatttctggcaagggggcgctcgatatttacaagagggcgccacgcccctgttaccttattcagggagaacactgcagaTATTACTAATatcgtttgacatgttgaaagacactGAATAAATGGtagaccatgcatatattcgaacctggttttaaacaaattaaatgaaaccatggcgaaaatgaattaatggtcatgaccataaTTCATtatcgcgatggtttcatgtattgtgtctaaaaccggggtcgaatatatgcatggtcacccattcattcagtatctttcaacatgtcaaacaatataagtagtatctcgtatcaaacaaaattcatgaaaaatggccgactttgtccctttaagttgtCTTGTTAATGAAAATTATACCAAATTTATCTTTTAATTTGAAGTATGTTTGATTATATTACCTTCAGGATGAACTTTGGAAAATTCAAAGCTGTCTAGAATCACTATTCAATTGTTTGGTTGGTGCCAATGTTTACATAACACCTGGTGGATCTCAAGGTTTGGCTCCCCACCATGATGATGTGGAGGTGAGTAGAAATTTGTGAACATCTTGTTCAGCCACAAAGACAGAATTTgattctttgtatttcaacatacctttTGGAgaagaatatgaaaaaataagtATTCGTTTTGCGGAACAAACTGACATACTATCATAGTAACATACCGGTACTATCAAAACTGAGATTTCCTTTGAAAGGGGAGTGGGCTGTCCTGTCTGTGGCTATGTGACTttcttgttgataaatgtaGCCTCTTCCAAAAtattgtcgatgagtgttgagGAAATGTGAAGCAAATCTCATGCATGTTCATACCCTTaccgaaattttaggcctcccgcaaactgttactgcaaatttgccgcaagctttgcagtaaatttgcagcaaactattgccgcaaatatgcgggtggttcatttttcagatgcaaattaggtttcttgtgatcttgctgcaaatatgcagcaaactccctgccgcaacgttgctgcaaactctttgcagcaaatttgcggcacaatccttgcagcaaacttgcggcaaattaatttgaatgttactgaaaatttgccacaaactccatacagcaaattcttttatttgcgctgaccattgtttctcgtgaaactggtatttcagagtttagttagataaaacacatcttgtgctgtccacagtcggccaatatataaatattatttatccaacttaactctgaaataccagtttcacgagaaacaatggtcagcgcaaataaagttattataaacaaaagatgacagagaaaaaaaggttaaattcaattgtggtacaatttattttatatgccatgttcatttcatgccacataagtgtcatgatcatgtcaagattttcttttgacttgagaagtttcatgtaacatttacattactgtcaaaggctgcgatttggctttctgttctctgaatttcttgtccctttagtgtaccagcaatggattctgaaaaatataaatcgttcagggaagagtgtaagtctttaccgtttgaccaaacattgtaaatttcatgaaagaaatccataattatttgaaaatgagacaaaatcaagttgaaaaattgaagcagaaaatgcataaataaatattcatgatcgaaattaaattaataacgatcaaaatgtccgacagcggacaacttgccgtatgttgtttacatacacgacggcgacaatctgcaaaaatctcagcacttactgtaagtaactgttgtgaaacgaaagtgaattcagtatgaatcagtactcaacgaaaatttatctttcggtaaagattgcaatacaacgattacagaacataattatagcgatcgatgtacagacgaacggtacattgacttacatttctgaacggctcgcagacgctggacgattcccggtccggttgcaggtctcaccgtgctgactgctgtgtgtaaataccgtactcagaaaatatagtcggcatctttactgccgctcgcgttcacaaatttagaactccgcctgtccctggtactgtatacacgtttttgcaactatgtgatatcatttggctggcgattccatagaaagatcacgaaattgtcaactagaaaactccctgctcacaagtacgcagccgacactggccgatggtactaaaatctaacttcgcgccgatcaagcctcatgacgataacggaagtgcgatctataaatcattacgcgattgataatgtagtcccgtttttaaatgctggaattgactctacatctgcaccaatccgttatatttcatacttaatatagcatttaatttattagtttaatgaaaatggttatttttatcatagaaagactaaaaaaagagtaaaaattctttcagcacgaagaatcaatatcaatgcgcgaactgaccttgatgaaccgtgaccggagagtgtaaacatgtcggctgctcgcaGCTGATACACAGGACGTGTTGTACGTTGGTGAAGTGGCGCATTGAATTTGCGTACAGCGACTCGGGAcggagtgtaatcctaaacctcaaatttgtgctcggcaatacaactctaacgctgaaaacatggacaaaagccttttacctcgacccatgttatcagaaggcgagattttgtcagcggcatcgatggggacagactgtaagctgcagtgcattgtacgtaccgtatacatgtactatattgatgggatgaatagcttggagcacagccactactctgcttggaggtagtagcggaaacattactgtacagatttgcagtaacaaaagtctacgacgtgtccttacagactatcatcaaacgcacatttcgttcgaaactgtttgcattttggtatcattcgcagaaaatacagggtgtaacttgcaagacagacaagtccctgtttcaaaaatttgtttccctaaaaattgagttttcgatccaaccataatttacccaaccagattgtcaaagggcacttttattacatcatgtcactacagtatatactatagatgcactctatatccatgcaatgctttcaccagcataactgaagctgttcattatctagcattaccagttattataatttaaaaagtggattgtctgttatgaaataaaggaacataaaatataaatgaaagatcaattttatgttgcttacacatgactggtcacgaagtgcaacagtactcagtgtgtagtgtgtactccctggtaatgaaatagttggaaatatgtcaatcatgtgttgctgcatatttgcagcaataatctggtttgccgcaaatttgcagcaacttggtcgtttaccgcaaatttgctgcaaactgacttaagggtttgcaggagggtcacatctacctgcaaacttctgcaactccttcctgcaagctatatgcttgctgcatatttgcagcaaacttacggcaaattgcagtagaaataattttcggtaagggtAGTTTACCAGTTTTATAGCTTTCTAATCATTGCAAGGCTTTGCCAATAAACTTTGGttgcatcatagacagtagagaattAACTATGGTTGCATCAAAAGAAACTGCTTTGGTTACCGTTTCAGtacagcagccattttaaaattttggatatGCACATGGAAGTTAGGGATATGTTGAGCATGGCAACAGACCCATTGTATGGGTCCCACACATACAGCCCCAGACTCAACAACTCCCTCCCTGTAAAGTAAAACTCATACTGGACAAAATAATCAGGAGTATCTCTCAGCATACATGGCAACAGCAAATTCCACACTTAGATGACTTGGCTTTGAAAAATTTGACCTTTTCATAGGTGTATTCCATGATGTAGTCTCAAAATTCTTGCACAGAAAacattattattttcataattcttgTGTGGTACATTATCAGTTGTTTTTTCAATGACTGGTGTGTGTATTGTGCACACAGTACATGtgttaaaacattttaatgatACTGATTAGTAatgaaattcctgattttccTTTACTTGTAGGTATTCATATTACAGTTGGAGGGTGAAAAACACTGGAGATTGTATGAGCCTTTGGTAGAGTTACCCAGAGAATACAGCAGAGATCTGGAACAGAGTGAGATTGGTGAACCAACTCATGATTTCATACTCAAGGTATTAGAGAATTACAGCTCCATCCTAATATGTTTGTAAAACCAGTATTTTCACAGCTTGTTTGTGTTTACCGGTATGTTTATGCAAACTATGAGGACCATTAACGGAGGGCTGACATAGACATAATTATCTAATAATAATATGCAACAGTACATATTTATCAACAAGTATATATCATAATTATTGAAACATTGAAGAATTACAAAAAACAGCAGTGTATTACAACCAATACTATTGTAAAAACCTTACTAATCCGCATGTCAAGAGCCTAGCAACCAGCTGTCGCAAGAAAAAAGAGCAAACCTGCAAAATTTTCTGAGCCACATGTCAAGAGCTTAGCAACCAGCTGTCGCAAGAAAAGTGCAAACCttcaaaattttctgaatttctgtCAGCAGTTTGCAGCATCCAGTGTCACAGACACACAGTGTATATACCACAACTGCAATCACTGCTGTGTTTTATCCATTCTATATTCAAAAGTTCCTTTCCTTTCCCCTTCCTAGGCTGGTGATGTCATGTATTTTCCCCGTGGTACCATCCACCAGGCAGATACACCAACCACTTGCAGCCATTCAACGCATGTGACCATCAGTACATACCAGCACAAGTAAGTTCTTCAGATATGTAAAATGATAATTCTGTAAAAAAAACAGTTATACAAGAAACCAGTTTTAAACCTGTTGTAAATAAAAAAGCTGCTAACAACATATTATTCAATTATcaaatcaaaaatattacagaatgATGTACACTGGCATTGATAATCTTACAGGAACACATGACAAAAATAAAGACATCATGGCGGTTTAAGTAAAGTGGTAAAGGAATGAGTGTACAGAAATACACATGTATGAATGTTGTTTGTTAAAACTACTGTTAATTTTGATATTCAGATTTAACACGGTTGCAGCGTTTGATTATTAGCTTCTTATTACAACTGTAAGTGTGCTTTTTAGAAAAATGATACACTGTGTAAATGTAAGGACAAAGATCGCACAGCGCCAAGCATTAGTCTCACCGTTGTGTTATCTCTATTCCTATTCCTCCCCATTGAACTAACCAAATGACTGAGTTACTGAGAATGAAACCAAATTTTTGTGCCACAAGGATGATAAAAAACCGGAACAGCATGTGtgcaattttcataatttgacaGTCTCCGCATTTTGCACAATCCTGTGTACAATCTTACAGCCTGGCAAACATTTGACACTTGCGCTGGCCTATGTTGATCATTCCATCTAGGACTTGGTTAAATAAAAACCAACCAAGTGAATAAACGTGTACAAACTTTGCATTTTCAGCACATGGGGTGACCTACTGTCTCTAATTCTTCCAAATCTGCTAGAGAGTGAAATGGATAATTCAGTGGCATTCAGAAGAGGACTTCCCTTGAACCTAATGGAGGTGACTATTCCATGTACTCCCTACACCACatggaatgttccattgttatgaaATGCAGGATTATCCAAACTGTTGCTTGGTGGGAGGAATTCCCAAAGTAGATGTGTAGTCAGATTTCATGACAGATCCACTACTTGTCACGAACAGCAATCTTTTCCTgtaaaccctttgagtgccaaagttaatttttgtcacctttataaaatgtaccccaatcaaatttttttcagatttttgccataattttgatgaaaaactgtagctaatgaaatgtgatatccattggtccaaaattatcaaaaaaattacagaaaattcaaaaaaattggtaaaacgttgcactataattttggtgggaaaaattacagcactcaaagggttaaacagcaTACATACGCATACACAcgcaatatttttctttcacagaCTAGAGTTTTGAGGATTTAGTAACATTTAAAGGTTATAAACGGCGAGCAAGGGTATTTGGTTTCAGAAGACCTCTTGGGTGAAAATTACCATATTTGGcgatcagattgccggattccagctaagcatattatagTGAATAATGTGACCACACTCTGATCAATATAATTTAAGCGTACAAAggatatttcaaatatctgttaaATAAACATGCAATATAAAAAGCTTAGATTCGGTCTTTACCATTAGGTTAAAGTTGTTTATATATATCATTGACACACCTTGCAGAGAAAGCCTGGTGATGCAAAGGAGACTTTAAAGAAACTAGTTCACCAATTAGCTGACAGCATTGAGTCATATGACGCTTCATCAACCAATGAGATGCagtttgacttcatttgcaatCGCCTTCCACCATATTACCGTGATCCCGAGGAACTTAATCCAGAAGGTGAGAGAGTGCAGCACATTGCTGTGGCTATCAAACTATTATAGGCTTTGAAGTTGACTTGGCATATCAATCATGCCATCTTTTCTCATTTTTATGATTCAAAGGCCTAGCATGTATACAGGAGACACCACAGCAATGATTGAATGAATCGATTCTCCCAACCAGTTCCTGTCAAGGATTTCCCATGTAATAACATTTCATCAATTgcataaaaattttgaattgtaaCAAATTTGTCTTATGGTATTTgctacaaatatgcaaaaagcAATGATAATTACCATTACTTTGAAGTGTCACTTTCTACACCAGAGTTCTCTGATTGGCCTAcaaaaaactttcctcaaatgttttgtgttttttcaaGACAATGACAGTAGATACTCAAGTTATTTCTAATCTTCTGCTGAAAATCACTGTTGAGAGAAATTATAGCTCtaaaattttttacaaatttcaaaccGCAAAATCTTTATTATTTTCACTGACTTTATTGTTTGAGTGATACAGTAATGTCTTTTTTGTGTTACAGGTGAAAACCCCACAGCAGAATCGTCAGTCCGTCTGAGATTTGCTGATCACATACTGATAAGCAGAGACAGTGTGAATAGAGATGTTGAATCTGATGATGAAAGTGATGACAGctctgaggatgaggatgaagCTGATGATGGTGAAATGGTTTACGTCTACCACTCCTTGCGTAACAAGCAAGTTGATCACATGATGCCAAGTCCCAAAAAGAAGGtaaagtcatgatttttttacctTCAAGGACATGTGTGTCTTCTGTGTATACCTTGGGTTTGTCAGCTGTTTAGCAAATCAAGAGACAAAGACACTCCACACTGACACACTGGGTTTGTTTTTAATCCTCCTGCCTGCCAATCTGTACTAGCTACTGGTATGTCAGCCTGTTCCATGgtaatttgaattgaaaaaagtaaaagtaaaacaTTGGCAATGTGCTACGCACATAATATGTGATGCCTGTAGGATCGCATGTACACACACATCACAGTTCTCATCAGTAACATTGTCACTCTCCTCTTGATGTGTGTCAGCATTGCCACAGGTTTTGTTGGTTTAGCATTACCAGTTGAATTTTGTACATGACCTTGAAATGCATTTGCTTAGAGAATGACAAAAACAAGATTTTTGGAAGTTAAGAGATCATGGgtgagaaaaaatatttatttctcttgcCTAAATTGTGGGCAGTGCAACTTGCAGTGGTGACATATACCAGTATGTGAAGACTTGGCCCTTACAAGTGACTGTTTTTCAGAGTGTACGTAATTCCTGTGTCTCTAGTGACAGGTTCTGAGCATGTGATCTCAAGcatcaatttttagctcatatttggtatttatataaataccaaaaagagcttatatggtgagtcgatggcgtctgtgggtatgtatgtgcagatgtatgtctatcacacgcaaaggctcccataccgccaaagctaccatctcagtatttggtgtacaggggTTGAGATGTCACGTTGTTCAAATGAGCATGTTAGTGTCACAAATCTGCAAATAAGGAAAGAAaagggggaaatcctgcaaatgtgcaggagtggtggtaGTAACTGAAATAGccgcccacacatctgagtaagagatttttgacctttaatctacttgtatgcagggtacctatatgtgtaggagtggtggcagtaactgaaacagctaattagtCATTTCCtctcattgtttatgaactgtgacacattaacagacctgctcaaaccatagacagcagAGGGGGGAAGACTGTACATGCtgaaactaagagggactagctgtttctgctatgctaAAGTTGACcctcagtacctaaagtttcagaccttatttacttttgtcattcttgtttttctggtttaaatatttcttgtggTTTtgctggttgtactgtgcagaaatcattgtcataacatcaatgtagaatttttctgcactgaacagatagaaacaacacttattgttgatctttggtatgtagcaattctgatcaaattcgagcgacaccgtataattgtcGTATTTTTTCTTGCTACTTTACAGCCGGCTGGACTGAAGTTTTCCGTAGACTGTTTGACAGCACTGCAACAACTGAAGAGCAACAGTGACAGGTTCATGGCAGTGACAGATCTGGAGTTAGAGATAAACATGAAAGTCGACATGTTGATGGCTTTGTGGTCAGAGGGACTTTTGTCCACCATGTAAATGATGtgaacttcaaaatattttactgtaacttttgctgttttcagttttacagtatttatgcttCCAGTTCTATTTTAGTGCTCATTTATTTAGTTTTCAAGTTTGTACAAAAACTGACTCTAGTTGTCAGTTTGAAGAGTGTTGAACTTTGCTTGCAATGTGAATGGTGAGAAAATTGTCAGCAACTACATGTACTTCATACTGCCATCAGACATTATGTTAGCATTTCTGATTTGAAACTGCCCGTACAACTACTTCAGGATTTAGTTTGACCTGCTCTCATTCAGATTTGTGAtaagtaaatgtaaatttacgtTCAAGCAAA
This genomic window from Ptychodera flava strain L36383 chromosome 10, AS_Pfla_20210202, whole genome shotgun sequence contains:
- the LOC139142141 gene encoding ribosomal oxygenase 2-like isoform X1, with protein sequence MTVRNFTGDICDGQRVTRDVTIIDSGHLSVKVAGINVDLTKVGIPFYIVFTAESIASALTLVSQLRVCRGFECSEPSETSEKWGREDADEEEVRMRSSSCTGALSFTKLSETCKRCVIASSAFRKETELPEDTDEDSSVDNTEDDTSGGSAETELSTDTEDNVSINGGEAESPTTPDDETFIDCREEELLANIMADTFIEFENDDDQDLRSVWQQLKGKLGSVPGIDDDFRVLLEIQRRNLKSDPPKRKWHPSVIQLCLTLWARNPQTCNDSRESGFLALPSGRLLSYKQSAEHPPGLDSDITHWMQQQQIKYEKEYSSCNGGIVVDDVTIKENLLLSSCGGKWKLLGFVDTGKDDDAFENVWKEPAITPQKMKRKRSSHPKSGKRKKKSRSENNHGIERDNEYMDFSSPKAVLESLLEPLPLDVFFQQHWEKKPMILKVENSKKPEYFQSLFSYSRLQTLLSAEKIYFERDVNTCRYVKGQRESLNKKCTATVVKINDIFQKKKGTIQFHQPQRFQDELWKIQSCLESLFNCLVGANVYITPGGSQGLAPHHDDVEVFILQLEGEKHWRLYEPLVELPREYSRDLEQSEIGEPTHDFILKAGDVMYFPRGTIHQADTPTTCSHSTHVTISTYQHNTWGDLLSLILPNLLESEMDNSVAFRRGLPLNLMERKPGDAKETLKKLVHQLADSIESYDASSTNEMQFDFICNRLPPYYRDPEELNPEGENPTAESSVRLRFADHILISRDSVNRDVESDDESDDSSEDEDEADDGEMVYVYHSLRNKQVDHMMPSPKKKPAGLKFSVDCLTALQQLKSNSDRFMAVTDLELEINMKVDMLMALWSEGLLSTM
- the LOC139142141 gene encoding ribosomal oxygenase 2-like isoform X2; this translates as MTVRNFTGDICDGQRVTRDVTIIDSGHLSVKVAGINVDLTKVGIPFYIVFTAESIASALTLVSQLRVCRGFECSEPSETSEKWGREDADEEEVRMRSSSCTGALSFTKLSETCKRCVIASSAFRKETELPEDTDEDSSVDNTEDDTSGGSAETELSTDTEDNVSINGGEAESPTTPDDETFIDCREEELLANIMADTFIEFENDDDQDLRSVWQQLKGKLGSVPGIDDDFRVLLEIQRRNLKSDPPKRKWHPSVIQLCLTLWARNPQTCNDSRESGFLALPSGRLLSYKQSAEHPPGLDSDITHWMQQQQIKYEKEYSSCNGGIVVDDVTIKENLLLSSCGGKWKLLGFVDTGKDDDAFENVWKEPAITPQKMKRKRSSHPKSGKRKKKSRSENNHGIERDNEYMDFSSPKAVLESLLEPLPLDVFFQQHWEKKPMILKVENSKKPEYFQSLFSYSRLQTLLSAEKIYFERDVNTCRYVKGQRESLNKKCTATVVKINDIFQKKKGTIQFHQPQRFQDELWKIQSCLESLFNCLVGANVYITPGGSQGLAPHHDDVELEGEKHWRLYEPLVELPREYSRDLEQSEIGEPTHDFILKAGDVMYFPRGTIHQADTPTTCSHSTHVTISTYQHNTWGDLLSLILPNLLESEMDNSVAFRRGLPLNLMERKPGDAKETLKKLVHQLADSIESYDASSTNEMQFDFICNRLPPYYRDPEELNPEGENPTAESSVRLRFADHILISRDSVNRDVESDDESDDSSEDEDEADDGEMVYVYHSLRNKQVDHMMPSPKKKPAGLKFSVDCLTALQQLKSNSDRFMAVTDLELEINMKVDMLMALWSEGLLSTM